From Actinomycetota bacterium, the proteins below share one genomic window:
- a CDS encoding response regulator, whose amino-acid sequence FRLTIPRTLAIIRALMLRVSGQVFSMPTASIEETLRIDPAEVLKVEGREVIRRQQRTIPLVRLADVLRIPPVEQAGTKMSIAVVGFSGHRMGFIVDSFVGEQQIVIKNLGSHLKKVDNVAGVTILGAGEVVPILNVPDLMQNARMLSGGLRPREVKAAEKEAAGPRHVLICEDSFTTRELERSIFEAAGYVVEVAMDGAQGFNKLKEGLHVDAVVTDVQMPNMTGFELTRAIKTDPALDEIPVIIVTSLERDEEKAEGIDAGADAYITKSVFNQDTLLDTVERLIR is encoded by the coding sequence CTTCCGCCTGACCATCCCGCGGACGCTCGCCATCATCCGCGCGCTCATGCTGCGCGTGAGCGGCCAGGTCTTCTCGATGCCGACCGCGAGCATCGAGGAGACGCTGCGTATCGATCCGGCCGAGGTCCTGAAGGTCGAAGGCCGCGAGGTCATCCGCCGGCAGCAGCGCACGATCCCGCTGGTGCGCCTCGCCGACGTCCTCCGCATCCCGCCCGTCGAACAGGCGGGCACGAAGATGTCCATCGCGGTCGTCGGCTTCTCGGGCCACCGGATGGGCTTCATCGTCGACTCCTTCGTCGGCGAGCAGCAGATCGTCATCAAGAACCTCGGCAGTCACCTCAAGAAGGTGGACAACGTCGCCGGCGTGACCATCCTGGGGGCCGGCGAGGTCGTGCCGATCCTGAACGTGCCCGACCTCATGCAGAACGCGCGCATGCTCTCCGGGGGCCTGCGCCCGCGCGAGGTCAAGGCGGCCGAGAAGGAGGCCGCCGGCCCGCGTCACGTGCTCATCTGCGAGGACTCCTTCACGACCCGCGAGCTCGAGCGGTCGATCTTCGAGGCGGCCGGCTACGTCGTCGAAGTCGCCATGGACGGCGCCCAGGGCTTCAACAAGCTCAAGGAGGGCCTGCACGTCGACGCGGTGGTCACGGACGTGCAGATGCCGAACATGACCGGCTTCGAGCTGACGCGCGCCATCAAGACCGATCCGGCGCTCGACGAGATCCCCGTCATCATCGTCACCTCGCTCGAGCGTGACGAGGAGAAGGCCGAAGGCATCGACGCCGGTGCGGACGCCTACATCACGAAGTCGGTGTTCAACCAGGACACCCTGCTCGACACGGTCGAGCGGCTCATCAGATAG
- the cheB gene encoding chemotaxis-specific protein-glutamate methyltransferase CheB, producing the protein MPAGSRIRVVIVDDSLVAREMLTQILTSDPDIEVVGVASDGQEAIDAVARLKPDLVTMDIHMPKMDGIEAVEHIMAYTPVPILVVSSSVHGEGVGRAFDALGRGALEVVKKPEPRDWAELERIGSEIIRRVRILSRVRVITHIRGKLRPPEHLPEGPVHAPMPHVGGSAVVAIGSSTGGPSALMTVLGALPGSFALPVVVAQHIADGFIPGLVAWLQTGCKLRVVPAEDGARMEAGHVYFAPTGLNLEVDGATLRFTAPERGQLYIPSADTLFRSVARTHGRHAIGVILTGMGADGAAGMKMMREAGAHTIAQDEETSTVYGMPRAAKEMGAASTVLPVGAIPAELVAMTSED; encoded by the coding sequence GTGCCGGCAGGAAGCCGCATCCGCGTCGTGATCGTCGACGACTCCCTGGTCGCCAGGGAGATGCTCACCCAGATCCTGACGAGCGACCCGGACATCGAGGTCGTCGGCGTCGCGTCGGACGGGCAGGAGGCCATCGACGCCGTCGCGCGCCTCAAGCCCGATCTCGTCACCATGGACATCCACATGCCGAAGATGGACGGCATCGAGGCCGTCGAGCACATCATGGCCTACACGCCCGTGCCGATCCTCGTCGTCTCCTCCTCGGTGCACGGCGAGGGCGTCGGGCGTGCGTTCGACGCGCTCGGCCGCGGCGCGCTCGAGGTGGTCAAGAAGCCGGAGCCGCGCGACTGGGCCGAGCTCGAGCGCATCGGCTCCGAGATCATCCGTCGCGTGCGGATCCTGTCCCGTGTCCGCGTCATCACGCACATCCGCGGCAAGCTGCGCCCGCCGGAGCACCTGCCCGAGGGCCCGGTGCACGCGCCGATGCCTCACGTCGGCGGCTCGGCGGTCGTTGCCATCGGCTCCTCGACGGGCGGCCCCTCGGCGCTCATGACGGTACTCGGCGCCCTGCCGGGCAGCTTCGCCCTGCCTGTGGTGGTCGCCCAGCACATCGCCGACGGGTTCATCCCCGGGCTGGTCGCGTGGCTACAGACCGGGTGCAAGCTGCGGGTCGTCCCGGCCGAGGACGGTGCGCGCATGGAGGCGGGCCACGTGTATTTCGCACCTACGGGCCTGAACCTCGAGGTCGACGGCGCGACGCTCCGCTTCACCGCGCCGGAGCGCGGCCAACTCTACATACCCTCGGCCGACACGCTGTTCCGCTCGGTGGCGCGCACGCACGGCCGCCACGCGATCGGAGTCATCCTGACCGGGATGGGCGCCGACGGGGCCGCGGGGATGAAGATGATGCGGGAGGCGGGGGCCCATACCATCGCGCAGGATGAGGAGACCTCGACCGTCTACGGGATGCCGCGCGCCGCCAAGGAGATGGGCGCCGCGAGCACGGTGCTCCCGGTCGGCGCGATCCCCGCGGAACTCGTCGCGATGACCTCGGAGGACTGA
- a CDS encoding glutamate racemase — MDDLPIGVFDSGLGGLTVAREIVRALPAEDVVYFGDTARCPYGPRPLSEVRRFVLEIGQWLTRRRVKLIVVACNTGTAAGLALAQRVFDVPVVGVVEPGARAAVQATVNRRVGVIGTVGTVESGAYSRAVRALDEGVTVFSAATPKFVDVVEQGLRMGPGQLEDWISETAEVFVRPSFYEMARDYLDPLKRAGIDTLVLGCTHFPLLSASIGQAIGPRVRLISSAEETAREVRETLERRGHLRDGGAGAVEVFTTGDAAEFAMLGSRVMRRGIPVAEHVAVDGLRALVTSEMEAALAVYEAEVA; from the coding sequence ATGGACGACCTGCCCATCGGCGTGTTCGACTCCGGCCTCGGCGGCCTCACGGTCGCGCGCGAGATCGTCCGCGCGCTTCCTGCCGAGGACGTCGTGTACTTCGGGGACACGGCCCGTTGCCCCTACGGCCCGCGTCCGCTCTCCGAGGTGCGACGGTTCGTGCTCGAGATCGGGCAGTGGCTCACGCGACGCCGCGTCAAGCTCATCGTCGTGGCCTGCAACACCGGCACGGCCGCCGGGCTCGCGCTCGCGCAGCGCGTGTTCGACGTGCCCGTCGTGGGCGTCGTCGAGCCCGGCGCCCGCGCGGCGGTCCAGGCGACGGTCAACCGCCGTGTCGGCGTGATCGGCACGGTCGGCACGGTCGAATCGGGCGCCTACTCGCGCGCGGTCCGGGCGCTCGACGAGGGCGTGACGGTGTTCTCGGCCGCGACGCCGAAGTTCGTCGACGTGGTCGAACAGGGGCTGCGCATGGGCCCCGGCCAGCTCGAGGACTGGATCTCCGAGACCGCCGAGGTCTTCGTCCGGCCGTCGTTCTACGAGATGGCGCGCGACTACCTCGACCCGCTCAAGCGCGCCGGCATCGACACGCTCGTGCTGGGCTGCACGCACTTCCCGCTACTGTCCGCGTCGATCGGCCAGGCGATCGGCCCGCGTGTCCGTCTCATCAGCTCCGCCGAGGAGACCGCGCGCGAGGTGCGCGAGACGCTCGAGCGCCGCGGCCATCTGCGCGACGGCGGCGCGGGCGCCGTGGAGGTCTTCACCACCGGTGACGCGGCCGAGTTCGCGATGCTCGGCTCGCGCGTGATGCGCCGGGGCATCCCGGTCGCCGAGCACGTGGCCGTCGACGGTCTTCGTGCCTTGGTCACGTCCGAGATGGAGGCGGCGCTGGCCGTCTACGAGGCCGAGGTCGCCTAG
- a CDS encoding MBL fold metallo-hydrolase, producing MRVTVLGSAASYAGPGQACAGCLVQGASAAVLLDCGHGVLANLQRVADPLALDAVVISHAHPDHFVDLYALHTMLRYAPQGPAGSLRLHAPAGLIDRMGALLSERGRASLAEAFDERGLVAGAPLAFDDLTVTAFPVDHMEGSFALTVECAGRLVCYTGDTAPGAAILAAARGCDLLIAEATLPERYAGRAPHLSAREAGALAREAGAAALALVHIWPANDREEILRDAEAEFPGPVSLPSEMDSFDL from the coding sequence ATGCGGGTGACGGTGCTCGGCTCGGCCGCTTCGTACGCGGGTCCCGGGCAGGCGTGCGCAGGCTGCCTCGTGCAGGGCGCGAGCGCGGCAGTGCTGCTCGACTGCGGGCACGGCGTCCTCGCGAACCTCCAGCGCGTCGCGGACCCGCTCGCCTTGGACGCGGTCGTCATCTCCCATGCCCATCCGGACCACTTCGTCGACCTGTACGCCCTGCACACGATGCTCCGCTATGCGCCTCAGGGCCCGGCCGGCTCGCTGCGCCTCCATGCTCCCGCCGGGCTGATCGACCGGATGGGCGCCCTGCTCTCGGAGCGCGGTCGCGCATCGCTCGCAGAGGCGTTCGACGAGCGCGGCCTGGTCGCCGGAGCGCCGCTGGCGTTCGACGATCTCACCGTGACGGCGTTCCCCGTCGACCACATGGAGGGGTCGTTCGCGCTCACCGTCGAGTGCGCCGGCCGACTCGTCTGCTACACGGGCGACACCGCGCCCGGCGCCGCGATCCTCGCTGCTGCGCGCGGCTGCGACCTGCTGATCGCCGAGGCGACGCTGCCCGAGCGCTACGCAGGACGCGCGCCGCATCTTTCCGCGCGCGAGGCGGGCGCACTGGCGCGCGAGGCGGGCGCGGCCGCTCTCGCACTCGTGCACATCTGGCCCGCCAACGACCGGGAAGAGATACTGCGGGACGCGGAGGCGGAGTTCCCCGGGCCC